The nucleotide sequence CAATGCAGGGATTTATCTTGGTAAACCTATTTTGGACTATGAAATCGAAGAGATTAATAAGGTAATAGATATAAATGTGAAAGGGTATATATATTTCTCGCAAATGTTCGGTAAAAAGATAACGGAGAGTCAATCCAGTGGAGCCATTGTGAATATTTCCTCGGTTTCAGCAATGGAAGGAAGTTCTGATGCTATTTATGGACTAACTAAAGCGGCTATTCTTGGATTGACTAAGAGTTGTGCCATGAATTTTTCGCCATATGTCAGAGTCAATGCGGTTGCTCCAACTATGGTGAGTACTTCGATGATGGATACGATACCGAATTGGCGAAAAGAGGAGTATGTAAAACATCAACTTATAGATACACCTGTGATGCCGAAAGATATTGCTCATACCGTGACTTTTTTAATCTCTGATAAAGCAAGTCACTATACAGGAGCAACGTTTGATATTAATAATGGAGGATATTTGAGGTAAATATTCAAAAAAGAACCCCTCAACCTATAATAATAGATTAAGAGGTGAATATTTATGCTACTGGAACATTATTTCTTTACAGCATGGATATAATGGATGGTTTCAAATGCAGACAGGTAATCCGTTCGATTCTTAAAGAAACGCTCATCAATTTCCGAAGGTGATAAATGTTCATAAATAAGCAATCCCGATTCTTCTAACAGTTTCTCTATTTCATGATAAGTGAAACACGACTTCATGGGTTCTCCACTTGCCGAAGCCATTTTCACCATATTTTCCACCCGATTAGACAGTCCTTTTTCCGTAAAGAGTCTTTCATCTGCATAATCAAAAACGATGGAGCTCCCCTGTGGAACATCGGTAAATAAATGGCTCAATAAGCTTGATATCTCCTCTTTCGTTAAATAATAGGAAACACCTAATAGGCTGAAGAATGTTTTCTTGTTATCGAATTCTTCTAGATTTTGACGAGAGAACTTAGTGAAGTCCATCGGAATAAAATGGAGGTTGCTAGGAATTGCTAGGTCAGCACTTTTCAGTTTATTAATCTTAAACTCTTGTGTAGCTGGATAGTCTATTTCGAATATTTCTAAGTCGTTTTTTAATTCTGGATGTCGAAAGCAAAACGTATCTAGTCCAGCTCCTAGTATGACATACTGTTTTAGCCCTAACTCCATTTCGTGAAGTAGAATATTTTCACAGTATGCAGCACGTGCGAGTGGGGTGGGAGATAGCTGGACTTGAGTAATCCACTTTAAGATTTCACTTGTATGATCTTGAAACATTTCCGCAATGTCCTTGTTGAAAAATCCAATACCTTGAATCATGTTCTCACTGATGTTTGAGAACTCATTTGGAGAAATGAGATCTTTTGCGATAAAATCATCAAAAATTAATGGTGTATCGTATTCATTGTGATAGGCTCGACCAAAAGCAGAAATTAAGGATGTCAAACTAGACTCATTTTGCTTCAAAACAAATCCTCCCTATAAAAAATAAGATTCCCCTGGCCAGGAGAATCTTATTATACATCCGCTCATTATAATTGTAAATTATAGCATAAATAACTTTTTTTTGTCAATTGTTTAACTCTGTTAATCTTACTGATAGAAATTGAAACTGGGGGTCAAAACGTGAATTTATATTTTATCAATGCTTTTACAAAAGAAGAGTTTAAAGGGAATCCAGCAGCAATCGTTATCTTAGATAAGGAAAAAGAGGAAAAGTGGATGCAACAGTTTGCTAAGGAACTGAATCAACCTATCACTACTTATGTTATGAAAAGGAAAGATTTCTTCCAATTGAGGTGGTTCACGCCTACTAAGGAAATTGATTTATGCGGACATGGAACGTTGGGCGCCTCCCATATTCTATGGAGTGAGGGGTATTGTGATAGACAGTTCCCAATTGAGTATGATACGGCGTCAGGGAAACTAATGGCAGAAGCAACCGTCGAAGGAATTAAACTTTCTTTTCCTGTAATAGAATCTTCTTCCATAGAGTTGATACCAAGGATGGAAAAAATATTAGGTATCCCTATAAAGGAAATGGCTTGGGCAAAAGACAGATACATAGTAGAAGTGGCGGACGAGGACCTTGTCCATCAAGTAAAACCTAACTATGAATCGATGAAAAAACTAGACGGTAGTGTCATTGTAACGACTTCTGTATCAGAGAAATATGACATGGTATCTAGGTATTTTGCTCCCCAAATCGGAGTGAACGAGGACTCTGTTACAGGATCTGCACATTGTGCACTTGCCCTCTATTGGTCGAAAAAATGGAATAAAAAAGAATTCAAAGCGTATCAAGCTTCAGAGAGAAGTGGGGAACTACAATTAAGCTTAAAAGAAGATTCGGTTGAAATCATTGGGGACTGTATTACTATAATCAGAGGAAAATACTAAATTCCAATTCGTAAATCGTTGCCTATGATTGGTTGAGCAGAACAAACAATGCCTGCAAAGTCGTGCACAGAAAGTCGGATGTACAAATATTACTCCTGCTATGCTATGGATATGAGGAGGTCATTATATGGATATGCTTCAACAAATGAACAAGGCTATGAACTATATCGAAGAGAATCTCACGGGCGAGATTGATTTTAAAGAGGTTGCGAAGATCGCATTGTGCTCCGAGTATCATTTTAAAAGGATGTTTTCATTTCTTGCAGGGGTTACCTTATCGGAATATATTCGACGAAGACGGCTCTCACTCGCTGCTTTTGATTTAAGGCAAGAGAATGCCAAAGTTATTGATGTTGCTGTGAAGTATGGATACCATTCACCTGATTCGTTTGCGAGAGCATTTCAGCAATTACATGGTGTGTCGCCCTCCGAAGTAAGAAAAGATCTACCATTTCTTAAAGCTTATCCTCCGATGACCTTCCAATTAACGATTGAAGGAGGAAAGGAAATGAATTATCGAATAGTCGAAAAAGAAT is from Radiobacillus kanasensis and encodes:
- a CDS encoding PhzF family phenazine biosynthesis protein, whose product is MNLYFINAFTKEEFKGNPAAIVILDKEKEEKWMQQFAKELNQPITTYVMKRKDFFQLRWFTPTKEIDLCGHGTLGASHILWSEGYCDRQFPIEYDTASGKLMAEATVEGIKLSFPVIESSSIELIPRMEKILGIPIKEMAWAKDRYIVEVADEDLVHQVKPNYESMKKLDGSVIVTTSVSEKYDMVSRYFAPQIGVNEDSVTGSAHCALALYWSKKWNKKEFKAYQASERSGELQLSLKEDSVEIIGDCITIIRGKY
- a CDS encoding class I SAM-dependent methyltransferase, whose product is MKQNESSLTSLISAFGRAYHNEYDTPLIFDDFIAKDLISPNEFSNISENMIQGIGFFNKDIAEMFQDHTSEILKWITQVQLSPTPLARAAYCENILLHEMELGLKQYVILGAGLDTFCFRHPELKNDLEIFEIDYPATQEFKINKLKSADLAIPSNLHFIPMDFTKFSRQNLEEFDNKKTFFSLLGVSYYLTKEEISSLLSHLFTDVPQGSSIVFDYADERLFTEKGLSNRVENMVKMASASGEPMKSCFTYHEIEKLLEESGLLIYEHLSPSEIDERFFKNRTDYLSAFETIHYIHAVKK
- a CDS encoding SDR family NAD(P)-dependent oxidoreductase — its product is MLTSNKLIVTGAGSGIGKAIVNQCLHEGASVIACDVNEQYLNELKQSTDKRDSLYTYQIDVSDYERVSVFFNYVEKEHSDVDGLVNNAGIYLGKPILDYEIEEINKVIDINVKGYIYFSQMFGKKITESQSSGAIVNISSVSAMEGSSDAIYGLTKAAILGLTKSCAMNFSPYVRVNAVAPTMVSTSMMDTIPNWRKEEYVKHQLIDTPVMPKDIAHTVTFLISDKASHYTGATFDINNGGYLR